Proteins from a single region of Salvelinus sp. IW2-2015 linkage group LG4p, ASM291031v2, whole genome shotgun sequence:
- the LOC111958852 gene encoding dual specificity protein phosphatase 14-like — translation MGSRSQGGFFHHHHHHSSVVPTAVPRLLTENGSLLGGIAQITPNLFLSRGNVASNRSLLLSKGITCVVNATIELPNFNWPHVEYVKVPLADMPHSPLSLYFDSIADKIHSVGRKRGAVLVHCAAGVSRSASLCLAYLMKYHRVSLAEAHAWVKARRPVIRPNGGFWRQLIDYERKLFGRNSVKMVQTPYGVIPDVYERERRNLAPYWGL, via the coding sequence ATGGGTTCCCGCAGTCAAGGTGGCTTtttccaccatcaccaccaccacagctCGGTGGTGCCCACAGCCGTGCCCAGGCTTCTCACAGAGAACGGCAGTCTGCTAGGGGGCATTGCCCAGATCACCCCTAACCTCTTCCTGAGCCGGGGGAACGTGGCGTCTAACCGCAGCCTGCTGCTGTCCAAGGGCATCACCTGCGTGGTCAACGCCACTATCGAGCTGCCCAACTTCAACTGGCCCCACGTGGAGTATGTGAAGGTGCCCCTGGCGGACATgccccactctcccctctccctgtacTTCGACAGCATAGCTGATAAGATCCACAGTGTTGGGAGAAAGCGGGGAGCCGTGCTAGTGCACTGTGCTGCAGGGGTGAGCCGCTCAGCCTCCCTGTGCCTGGCCTACCTGATGAAGTACCACCGCGTGTCTCTGGCCGAGGCCCACGCTTGGGTCAAGGCCCGCCGGCCAGTCATCCGGCCCAATGGGGGCTTCTGGCGTCAGCTCATCGACTACGAGAGGAAGCTGTTTGGCAGGAACTCTGTGAAAATGGTGCAGACGCCCTACGGGGTGATACCTGACGTCTACGAGCGGGAGCGCAGGAATCTGGCACCCTACTGGGGCCTGTAG